One genomic region from Roseofilum reptotaenium CS-1145 encodes:
- a CDS encoding TetR/AcrR family transcriptional regulator: MPRTRDEKKFQETCDRILKVAAQCFLESGFHGTGMAKICKAVGMSPGALYRYFPSKESIIEAIVEEEQAITATLLGELARADDKAIGLADLIATGIGIINTNRHDCQLWLEILAEAGRNPAISDLLQATQAETLKAVETAIRQGQVREQIDATLIPEITAQLLIAMIDGTIGQLVIEPSNEPDFFAEGTKQTVLKILTPNRVVL; encoded by the coding sequence ATGCCAAGAACCCGAGATGAAAAAAAATTTCAAGAAACCTGCGATCGCATCTTGAAAGTTGCCGCCCAATGCTTTTTAGAATCAGGCTTTCACGGAACCGGCATGGCCAAAATCTGCAAGGCTGTTGGCATGAGTCCCGGAGCGCTATACCGATACTTTCCGTCAAAAGAGTCCATCATTGAAGCGATTGTAGAAGAAGAGCAAGCCATAACCGCAACCTTGCTGGGGGAGTTAGCCCGCGCAGACGACAAAGCCATCGGTTTAGCAGACTTGATCGCCACCGGAATCGGCATAATCAATACCAATCGCCATGACTGTCAGCTTTGGCTAGAGATTCTAGCAGAAGCCGGACGCAACCCGGCAATCTCTGACCTCCTTCAAGCAACACAAGCGGAGACTTTGAAAGCAGTTGAGACAGCGATCCGCCAAGGGCAGGTAAGGGAGCAAATTGATGCGACGTTAATCCCTGAGATTACTGCTCAATTACTGATAGCTATGATAGATGGTACGATTGGACAATTGGTGATCGAACCATCGAACGAGCCAGATTTCTTTGCTGAAGGTACGAAACAAACAGTCCTGAAAATTTTGACTCCTAATCGTGTAGTGCTATAG
- the amt gene encoding ammonium transporter, producing the protein MNVTDILWVLVCSGLVFLMQPGFMCLESGLTRSKNSINVAVKNIADFGISVTLFWAIGYALMFGENPSGWLGISNFFINISTPSVATFFLFQTMFCSTSTTIVSGAVAERMKFISYLVVAGLVSGLIYPIFGCWAWNGLNVENTSGWLRNLGFVDFAGSTVVHSIGAWVSLATLSVVGPRSGRFRYSGHPRKIHGSNMQLAVLGTLLLWFGWLGFNGGSTLSLNDQVPGIMVNTMMAGSSGMLTGAAISWYRRKIPQVEALMNGSLAGLVAVTASCHAVTTLEAVIIGIIGAGIMMIVAQMLEDLKIDDAVDAIAVHGGAGIWGTLAVAWFGDPQILGTGLTVREQFGVQLLGIIVAGVWAFSLTYGILWSLNQLIALRVSLAEEKIGLNISEHQAQTEIHDLFQVMQEQANTQDLALRVPVEPFTEVGQIAHRYNQVMAALEEAVSKTQAVFNTASDGILTFTLDNLEISKANPSAEKIFGYPLAELMGVSIDRLISIPSDPLADRLTVIRELIKPGRHEAIGLRSNGAEFPIEATLTKANLGEHRTFYVGTFRDITRQKKTQADLAKANGEILELNQQLKEENLRMSSELDVTRKLQKILLPKVEELTAIPELTFAVFMEPAFEVGGDYYDVLLHDLGVKIAIGDVTGHGLESGVLSIMVQTAVRTLLEAEETDPERFLDILNRTIYHNVQRMKSDKSLTLSMLDYTQGQLRLSGQHEELLIVRADGRIERIDTIDLGIPLGLQEDVSEFFDSIVVDLSPGDGGVLYTDGITEAENSDGKRYGLDRLCDRITQVWHYSTEEIRDRLIADIRSYIGSHTMYDDITLVVFKRKESYPKE; encoded by the coding sequence ATGAATGTGACTGATATTCTTTGGGTTCTTGTCTGTTCGGGGCTAGTCTTTCTCATGCAACCCGGATTCATGTGTTTAGAATCTGGCCTGACTCGTTCCAAAAACAGCATCAACGTTGCCGTTAAAAATATAGCCGATTTTGGCATCTCTGTTACCCTATTTTGGGCGATCGGATATGCCCTGATGTTCGGGGAAAATCCCAGTGGATGGCTGGGCATCAGTAATTTTTTTATTAATATTAGTACCCCCTCAGTTGCCACTTTTTTCCTCTTCCAAACCATGTTTTGCAGCACCTCCACCACCATCGTCTCAGGTGCAGTCGCAGAACGGATGAAATTTATCTCCTATCTCGTGGTTGCCGGTCTCGTTTCTGGCCTCATTTATCCCATTTTCGGTTGTTGGGCCTGGAATGGTCTGAACGTAGAAAATACCTCCGGTTGGTTACGGAATCTGGGGTTTGTCGATTTTGCTGGCTCAACGGTTGTTCATAGTATTGGGGCGTGGGTTTCTTTAGCTACACTATCCGTGGTTGGGCCCCGTTCCGGACGATTTCGATATTCGGGACACCCCCGTAAAATCCATGGATCTAATATGCAACTTGCTGTCTTAGGAACTCTACTGTTATGGTTCGGATGGTTAGGCTTTAATGGGGGCAGTACGTTAAGCCTCAATGACCAAGTCCCCGGAATTATGGTCAATACCATGATGGCCGGATCGTCAGGAATGCTAACCGGTGCAGCCATTAGTTGGTATCGGCGCAAAATTCCCCAGGTTGAAGCCTTAATGAATGGCTCTTTGGCTGGTTTAGTTGCCGTAACCGCTTCTTGTCATGCCGTCACAACATTAGAAGCTGTCATAATTGGCATCATAGGAGCGGGGATTATGATGATTGTCGCTCAAATGTTGGAAGATCTTAAAATTGATGATGCCGTTGATGCCATTGCAGTCCATGGAGGAGCCGGTATTTGGGGAACCTTAGCCGTTGCTTGGTTTGGCGATCCCCAGATTCTGGGAACGGGGTTAACGGTTCGAGAACAATTTGGGGTACAACTGTTAGGAATTATCGTTGCTGGAGTGTGGGCTTTTTCTCTAACCTATGGAATTTTATGGAGCCTAAACCAGTTGATTGCTTTACGGGTTTCTTTAGCGGAAGAAAAGATTGGTTTGAATATTTCTGAGCATCAGGCACAAACGGAAATCCATGATCTCTTTCAAGTGATGCAAGAGCAGGCTAATACTCAGGATTTAGCTCTGCGCGTACCGGTAGAACCTTTTACAGAAGTGGGACAAATTGCCCATCGTTACAATCAAGTGATGGCGGCTCTAGAGGAAGCAGTGAGTAAAACTCAGGCGGTGTTTAATACGGCCAGTGATGGGATTTTAACGTTTACTCTAGATAATTTAGAAATTAGCAAAGCGAATCCCAGTGCAGAAAAGATTTTTGGTTATCCTCTGGCGGAGTTAATGGGAGTATCTATTGATCGATTGATTTCGATTCCAAGCGATCCCCTAGCGGACCGGTTAACGGTGATTCGAGAACTGATCAAACCGGGAAGGCATGAAGCGATCGGATTGCGATCGAATGGGGCAGAATTTCCAATAGAAGCAACCTTAACAAAGGCGAATTTAGGCGAGCATCGCACGTTTTATGTGGGAACATTTAGAGATATTACGCGACAGAAGAAAACCCAAGCTGACCTCGCTAAAGCTAATGGGGAAATTTTGGAACTCAATCAGCAGCTTAAAGAGGAGAATTTACGCATGAGTTCTGAGTTAGATGTGACTCGGAAGTTGCAAAAAATATTGTTGCCAAAAGTAGAAGAGTTGACCGCTATTCCGGAATTGACATTTGCTGTATTTATGGAGCCAGCGTTTGAGGTGGGTGGGGATTATTATGATGTATTGCTTCACGATTTAGGGGTAAAAATTGCTATTGGTGATGTGACGGGTCATGGGTTGGAAAGTGGGGTATTGTCAATTATGGTGCAAACGGCAGTCCGGACGTTGTTGGAAGCAGAGGAAACCGATCCGGAGCGCTTTTTGGATATTCTAAATCGCACGATTTATCATAATGTACAACGAATGAAATCGGATAAAAGTTTAACGTTAAGTATGTTGGATTATACTCAGGGACAGCTCAGGTTGAGTGGTCAACATGAGGAGCTATTAATTGTGCGTGCAGATGGAAGGATAGAGCGCATTGATACAATTGATTTGGGAATTCCGTTAGGATTACAAGAGGATGTCTCTGAGTTTTTTGACTCAATTGTGGTAGATCTAAGTCCAGGGGATGGCGGTGTTTTGTATACAGATGGAATTACGGAAGCGGAAAATAGTGATGGTAAACGTTATGGTTTAGATCGGTTGTGCGATCGCATTACTCAGGTGTGGCATTACTCAACCGAAGAGATTCGCGATCGCCTGATTGCCGATATTCGCTCTTATATCGGTTCCCACACCATGTACGATGATATTACATTGGTGGTCTTTAAGCGCAAAGAGTCATATCCCAAGGAATGA
- a CDS encoding ThiF family adenylyltransferase yields MSMFFHEELHRTAPIMAKLKSFPIAICGAGALGGNLTENLARTGLTQIKVIDDDRIEERNLSTQPYYQSDVGAYKVKILTNTLYRALGISLQGMNQCLTDDTVHKLLKGSSLVIDTFDNSPSRQSVKDYCTTHQIPCLHIGLATDYAEIIWNNLYRVPSPANDDVCDYPLARNLVLLAVAVASEVILTFIRDRQQDNYTITFADFAITPLPISDDRKQVNR; encoded by the coding sequence ATGTCTATGTTTTTTCATGAAGAATTACACCGCACAGCCCCTATTATGGCCAAGCTCAAGAGTTTTCCGATCGCCATTTGTGGTGCCGGTGCCTTGGGGGGAAATCTGACGGAAAATTTGGCCAGAACTGGACTGACTCAGATTAAGGTGATTGATGACGATCGCATTGAGGAGCGTAATCTCTCAACCCAACCCTATTATCAATCGGATGTGGGCGCTTATAAAGTTAAAATCCTCACCAATACTCTCTATCGAGCGTTAGGGATAAGTTTACAAGGAATGAATCAATGCTTAACCGACGACACCGTTCATAAATTGCTCAAAGGGTCCTCTTTGGTGATTGATACGTTTGATAATAGTCCCAGTCGCCAAAGCGTCAAAGATTATTGCACAACGCACCAAATTCCCTGCTTACATATTGGATTAGCCACTGACTATGCGGAAATCATTTGGAACAATCTCTATCGCGTCCCTTCACCGGCTAATGATGATGTTTGTGACTATCCCTTAGCCCGTAATTTGGTCTTGCTCGCAGTAGCTGTAGCGTCCGAAGTTATCTTAACGTTTATTCGCGATCGCCAGCAGGACAACTATACGATTACATTTGCCGATTTTGCCATTACTCCCCTGCCCATTTCCGATGACCGGAAACAAGTGAATCGATAA
- a CDS encoding HlyD family efflux transporter periplasmic adaptor subunit, translating into MHASPLSKPLRCLSLGLLVAMLGSIAGCKFEWPVTHSEPEAIETPVKPSRLVVLGRLEPASTAIALSAPLALEHDRVAELHVRAGDTVAADQIVAVLDSHTRLQHQVARARTEVTLAQQQLARVQAGNQKSQIAAQKAVVVQLQAKLTGEMTTQAATLERLEAQLDNARTEFERFEQLYIDGAVSASARDTKALTLDSAQAMVLEAEAAQVRDRQTLQAQIKTAQATLEQLQEVRPEDVAVAQAEVDAAVEALALAETDLEQARVRAPFAGQVLEVHVYPGERADGAGIVELGQTEEMVIVAEVDETDIRQVQLGQMATGVAAALEDPIQGMVTHIGRAVRKQSVFSDQPGSNLDSRVIEVRIALDSEASQRVSGLTNLQVETAIQLN; encoded by the coding sequence ATGCATGCCTCTCCTCTGTCAAAACCCCTACGCTGCTTGAGCCTCGGCCTGCTCGTCGCCATGCTCGGCAGCATTGCTGGTTGCAAGTTTGAATGGCCCGTCACCCATTCGGAACCTGAAGCGATAGAAACTCCAGTCAAACCCTCGCGACTGGTTGTTTTGGGTCGTCTGGAACCCGCTTCGACTGCAATTGCCCTATCAGCCCCGTTAGCCTTGGAACATGATCGGGTCGCGGAGCTGCACGTCCGGGCTGGGGATACAGTCGCTGCGGATCAGATCGTTGCTGTACTCGATTCCCACACCCGTCTCCAACACCAGGTTGCTCGTGCTCGCACAGAGGTCACGTTAGCCCAACAGCAGCTCGCGCGGGTACAAGCAGGAAATCAGAAAAGTCAAATCGCTGCTCAAAAGGCTGTTGTCGTCCAACTCCAAGCCAAGCTGACAGGGGAGATGACCACCCAAGCCGCCACCCTAGAGCGGTTGGAGGCTCAACTTGACAATGCTCGGACAGAATTTGAACGGTTTGAACAGTTGTATATAGATGGGGCTGTTTCCGCCTCGGCGCGAGACACTAAAGCATTGACTCTCGACTCGGCACAAGCCATGGTTTTGGAAGCTGAGGCTGCCCAAGTTCGAGATCGCCAAACCCTACAGGCGCAAATTAAAACAGCTCAGGCGACTCTCGAGCAGCTCCAAGAGGTACGTCCTGAAGATGTAGCTGTGGCTCAAGCTGAAGTCGATGCAGCAGTCGAAGCCCTAGCTCTGGCTGAGACAGACTTAGAACAAGCACGAGTGCGCGCGCCCTTCGCAGGTCAGGTACTTGAAGTTCATGTATATCCAGGCGAACGTGCAGACGGGGCAGGCATTGTTGAACTTGGCCAAACAGAAGAAATGGTGATTGTTGCTGAAGTTGACGAAACAGACATTCGCCAAGTGCAGTTGGGACAAATGGCCACAGGTGTAGCGGCTGCATTGGAAGACCCAATCCAGGGCATGGTTACCCACATTGGTCGTGCCGTCCGCAAACAATCAGTATTTAGCGATCAACCGGGGAGCAATTTAGATAGCCGCGTGATTGAAGTGCGCATTGCCCTCGATTCAGAAGCCAGCCAACGGGTTTCTGGTCTAACCAATCTCCAAGTCGAAACTGCCATCCAACTTAACTAA
- a CDS encoding DNA polymerase III subunit delta', translating into MSIKFEEVMGQPQAVRLLSQAIDKNRIAPAYLFVGPDGIGKRLSARYFVEYLASREDTPEHLARMRKRMEQGNHPDLLWVEPTYQHQGQLLSVTQAKAEGVKRKAPPRIRIEQVREISQFLSRPPLESPRSLVAIDRADLMAEGAANGLLKTLEEPGQATIIAIASSEAALLPTIVSRCTRIPFYRLSPETLAQVLRSRGYEKIVDHPTVMALAQGSPGEAIAAFEQLQACPPELLQSLQNLPPTPRERLTLAKTIPQTLDTPTQLWLIGYLQQFYWQNHQSSQTLQPLEKASRALLSYVQPRLVWEVTLLAMGSGQ; encoded by the coding sequence ATGAGCATTAAATTTGAAGAAGTGATGGGCCAACCCCAAGCAGTGAGGTTGCTCAGTCAGGCGATTGACAAAAATCGTATTGCCCCCGCCTATTTGTTTGTCGGACCTGATGGCATTGGTAAGCGCTTGAGCGCTCGTTATTTTGTCGAGTATCTAGCCAGTCGAGAAGATACTCCAGAACACCTAGCACGGATGAGAAAACGTATGGAACAGGGGAACCATCCTGACCTGTTATGGGTGGAACCCACATATCAACATCAAGGACAATTGCTGTCGGTCACTCAGGCAAAAGCTGAAGGGGTGAAACGGAAAGCACCGCCCCGAATTCGGATTGAACAAGTGCGAGAAATTAGTCAATTTCTCAGTCGTCCCCCTTTGGAGTCCCCCCGGTCTTTAGTGGCGATCGATCGGGCAGATTTGATGGCGGAAGGGGCGGCTAATGGGTTATTGAAGACCTTGGAGGAACCGGGTCAAGCGACGATTATTGCGATCGCCTCTTCTGAGGCTGCCCTGTTGCCCACGATTGTTTCTCGCTGTACCCGAATTCCTTTTTATCGTTTGAGTCCAGAGACATTGGCGCAGGTTTTGCGATCGCGCGGTTATGAGAAAATTGTCGATCACCCAACCGTGATGGCCTTAGCTCAGGGGAGTCCTGGGGAAGCGATCGCCGCTTTTGAGCAGTTACAAGCTTGTCCACCAGAACTCTTACAGTCTCTACAAAATCTTCCCCCCACTCCTCGAGAGCGATTAACCTTAGCCAAAACCATTCCTCAAACCTTAGATACCCCCACCCAACTGTGGCTGATTGGCTATCTGCAACAGTTCTATTGGCAAAATCACCAGTCTTCCCAAACGCTACAACCGTTAGAAAAAGCCAGTCGTGCCCTTCTGAGCTATGTCCAACCCCGATTAGTTTGGGAGGTCACCTTATTGGCGATGGGGAGTGGGCAGTAA